The Dickeya poaceiphila DNA window TATTGCGGGTACAAGATACCCATGAACTGTTTTCAGCGGTGGAAACGCTCAGCCATCTGCGTCCACTACGCGGCGAACGTCTGTTGATTGTCAGCAATGGCGCATCACCTGCCGCGCAGGCGCTGGATCAGCTGATTGCCCGTCAGGGCAAGCTGGCAACACTGAGCGAACCAACTCAACAGGCCTTACGCGCGGTGTTACCCGACACCGTCACTATCGGCAATCCGCTGGACCTGCGCGACGATGCCACACCTCAACGCTATCTGGCAGCGTTGTCGGCGCTGCTGGATAGCGACGATTATGATGCGTTACTGCTCATCCACGCGCCAAGTGCGGCTGCGCCCGGCACGGAAAGTGCTGAAAGCCTGATTCAGTTATTGCAGCAACACCCGCGCGGTAAGCGCATCACGCTGCTGACCAACTGGTGCGGCGAATTCTCTTCACAGGAAGCGCGTCGTCTGTTCAACGAGGCAGGAATCCCAACCTATCGCACACCGGAAGGTACGGTAACGGCATTCATGCATATCGTTGAATACCGCCGTAACCAGAAACAGTTGAAGGAAACCCCGGCTCTGCCATCGGATCTCACCGCCAATACCGCACAGGCACACCAGCTGATCAGTCAGGCGCTGCAAGAGGGCACCACCCGACTTGATACTCATGAAGTCCAGCCGATTCTGCAAGCTTATGGTCTGAATACCTTGCCGACCTGGATTGCCGGCGACAGTACCGAAGCGGTATACATTGCTGAAAAAATCGGCTATCCCGTCGCACTTAAACTGCGCTCGCCGGATATTCCCCACAAATCGGAAATTCAGGGCGTGATGCTGTATTTGCAAAACGCGCAAGAGGTGCAACTGGCTGCGGAAGCAATGCTGGAGCGAGTCCGGCACACCAATCCGCAAGCTCGTGTTCATGGACTGCTGGTACAGGGAATGGCGAATCGCACCGGCGCGCTGGAGTTACGCATCGCCGTCGAGCAGGATGCTATCTTCGGCCCAATCATCATGTTGGGTGAAGGTGGAACAGCGTGGAGCCGGGAAACCCAGGCAGCAGTAGCATTGCCGCCGTTGAATATGGCGCTGGCGCGTTATCTGATTGTCCAGGCGCTGAAAAGTGGAAAAATCCGCAGCCAAAGTGCCCTCAAGCCGCTGGATATTCCAGCCTTAAGCCGCTTGCTGGTGCAGGTTTCCAACCTGATTCTGGATTGCCCGGAGATAGCACGTCTGGATATTCATCCGCTGCTGGCTTCCGGCGAGGCGTTCACACTGCTGGATGTGACGTTACATCTGACACCTTTCAGCGGCGATCCACAGTCGCGTCTGTCTATTCGTCCTTACCCGCAGGAACTGGAAGAAACTGTCCAGCTCAAAGACGGCTCATCCTGTTTGTTCCGCCCTATTCTGCCTGAAGACGAACCGCTGCTGGCCCACTTTATCGGGAAAGTAACTCGTGAAGACCTTTACTATCGTTATTTCAGTGAAATCAATGAGTTTACCCATGAAGATTTAGCCAACATGACTCAAATTGACTATGATCGTGAAATGGCTTTTATTGCCGTACGGCCAGATATTAGCGGCGAACCAGAGATCATCGGAGTAACACGCGCAATTGCCGACCCAGACAACATCAGCGCAGAATTTGCAGTACTGGTGCGTTCAGACCTGAAAGGGTTGGGGTTGGGCAGACGATTGCTGGAAAAACTGATTCAGTATGCACGCTCCCATGGGCTAGGCCGCTTGAGCGGCATCACCATGCCAACGAATCAGGGAATGGTCACACTGGCCAAAAAACTGGGCTTTCACGTTGATGTGCAATTGGAAGACGGCATTGTGACGCTGGAACTGCCATTTGACACAAAAACACAGCCATAACCAGACATGCCGCTGTGATTAAGATCTCGCTACAGGCAGCAAAACTTGCTCACAAGGCCCGTCAAGTAGTGGTATCATCGCCCGATTCGGCTATGCCTTAATGTATTTCATGACCTCGCGGTCATTCCACGATGAGAGAAGAATCGCACTGTGATGTTGTCAAAACTAAAGCGTACGAAATATCAACAACACCTTGCACAACTGCCTAAAATCCCTCAGTCTGCCGATGATGTCCAGACGCTTCATAGTCCGTCGCTTTTTCGCACCACGCTGACAAAACAGATTTTGCAGGCCAAAAAGCGCATCTATCTGGTGGCGCTGTATCTGGAACATGATGATGGCGGCGAAGGCATTCTGTCTGCACTTTATCAGGCCAAACGCCAATGCCCAGAGCTGGAGATCGGCATACTGGTTGATTGGCATCGCGCCCAGCGTGGACGCATCGGCGTTGCCGCCGACAGCACCAACGCCGACTGGTACTACGAAATGGCGCAACAGTACGATGATGCACAGATTCCAATTTACGGCATTCCTGTCAATACACGCGAAGCATTAGGTGTGCTACATCTGAAAGGCTTTATCATTGATGACACAGTGCTCTACAGCGGCGCCAGTCTGAATGATGTCTACCTGCATCAACATGAAAAGTACCGATACGACCGCTATCAGCTCATTCATAACCCTGTACTGGCTAATGTCATGACGGGTTATGTACA harbors:
- a CDS encoding bifunctional acetate--CoA ligase family protein/GNAT family N-acetyltransferase encodes the protein MSQRGLEALLRPRSIAVIGASEKSGRAGFLMMRNLLDGGFNGPVLPVTPKYKAVCGVLAYRDVANLPMTPDLAVICTRADRNLSLLEALGQRGCKTVIVLSAPPSQFIELKNCASRYAMRLLGPNSLGLLAPWQGLNASFSPVPILKGKLAFISQSAAVSNTILDWAQQRGIGFSYFIALGDSLDIDVDDLLDFLARDGKTSAILLHLEHISDARRFLSAARSASRNKPILVIKSGRSRQAQQLLHDGQHGLDAAYDAAIQRAGLLRVQDTHELFSAVETLSHLRPLRGERLLIVSNGASPAAQALDQLIARQGKLATLSEPTQQALRAVLPDTVTIGNPLDLRDDATPQRYLAALSALLDSDDYDALLLIHAPSAAAPGTESAESLIQLLQQHPRGKRITLLTNWCGEFSSQEARRLFNEAGIPTYRTPEGTVTAFMHIVEYRRNQKQLKETPALPSDLTANTAQAHQLISQALQEGTTRLDTHEVQPILQAYGLNTLPTWIAGDSTEAVYIAEKIGYPVALKLRSPDIPHKSEIQGVMLYLQNAQEVQLAAEAMLERVRHTNPQARVHGLLVQGMANRTGALELRIAVEQDAIFGPIIMLGEGGTAWSRETQAAVALPPLNMALARYLIVQALKSGKIRSQSALKPLDIPALSRLLVQVSNLILDCPEIARLDIHPLLASGEAFTLLDVTLHLTPFSGDPQSRLSIRPYPQELEETVQLKDGSSCLFRPILPEDEPLLAHFIGKVTREDLYYRYFSEINEFTHEDLANMTQIDYDREMAFIAVRPDISGEPEIIGVTRAIADPDNISAEFAVLVRSDLKGLGLGRRLLEKLIQYARSHGLGRLSGITMPTNQGMVTLAKKLGFHVDVQLEDGIVTLELPFDTKTQP